A genome region from Spirochaetaceae bacterium includes the following:
- a CDS encoding ABC transporter substrate-binding protein has translation MKYIVSIRITFAVALVMMLTATGLWATGADEEPAAAATADRETVFDPATGQTWTAPEYGGTLTWATRNFPESTDVWSAGGWAPHFISSVIERMTIADWALPREMHGTMNWDYTGPEMYRGGLAESWSMADDTTFIWNIRQGVNWHDKPPVNGREFDAHDVVWNFHRYFGLGEFAEAGPSPQRSIVYNLEFLSVTATDKWTVELKLTRPQVNVVQSLLHSMVWIYPPEVFEEEGGFEDWRNLVGTGPYRLTDHVEGSSATWEKNPNYWGVDEKFGNRVPYIDELRALKMPDESTRLAALRTGRIDMLSNTGDAHITNLDNLESLQKSNPELEVWPAYSFIPGTLVFNQSRPLTADINVRKALQMSVDREAISATFFKGWADPSPYGIFHQTAKGYAWPYEEWPDEVKREYEYRPDEAEALLDAAGYPRGDDGYRFKITVSNLVRYDPTYVEIVMGYFDAIGVDSELNIHSEAEGGAAFRADTVEWEIWGAGYGSYRGRLQEVGQAIQNIDNSSTTKADDPRIEALYYAAVETTDTEEHIGYQRQADEISVREHYGLVKPRSALFSVSQPWVEGFVGEMGLGFTDRHAHFSRVWIDSALKREMTGN, from the coding sequence GACCGGCCTGTGGGCCACCGGCGCAGACGAGGAGCCGGCAGCCGCCGCCACTGCCGACAGAGAGACGGTGTTCGACCCCGCCACCGGCCAGACGTGGACCGCGCCAGAGTATGGCGGGACACTCACCTGGGCCACCAGGAACTTTCCTGAGAGTACTGACGTGTGGTCGGCTGGTGGCTGGGCGCCTCACTTCATCAGTAGCGTTATAGAGAGGATGACCATTGCCGACTGGGCACTACCCAGGGAAATGCACGGTACCATGAACTGGGACTATACGGGCCCGGAGATGTACAGAGGCGGTCTGGCCGAAAGCTGGTCAATGGCCGACGACACGACGTTCATCTGGAACATCCGGCAGGGCGTTAACTGGCATGATAAGCCGCCGGTGAACGGTCGGGAGTTCGATGCTCATGACGTCGTATGGAACTTTCACCGCTATTTTGGTCTGGGTGAATTCGCCGAAGCCGGACCGAGCCCCCAGCGTTCCATAGTTTATAATCTGGAGTTCCTCTCTGTAACGGCCACCGACAAATGGACCGTTGAGCTCAAGCTGACGAGGCCTCAGGTGAATGTGGTGCAGTCGCTGTTGCACAGCATGGTTTGGATATACCCCCCCGAGGTATTCGAGGAAGAAGGTGGCTTTGAGGACTGGAGGAACCTGGTCGGCACCGGGCCCTATCGACTGACCGACCACGTCGAGGGCAGCTCGGCAACCTGGGAGAAGAATCCCAACTACTGGGGTGTTGACGAAAAATTCGGGAACCGCGTGCCCTATATCGACGAGTTACGGGCCCTGAAGATGCCGGACGAGTCAACACGTCTGGCAGCATTGCGCACGGGCAGGATTGATATGCTGAGTAACACCGGTGACGCTCACATAACGAATCTCGACAATCTAGAGAGCCTCCAGAAGAGCAATCCTGAACTCGAGGTGTGGCCCGCATATAGCTTCATACCGGGCACCTTGGTATTTAATCAATCTCGTCCGCTCACTGCCGACATCAATGTGCGCAAGGCACTGCAGATGTCAGTGGACCGCGAAGCAATTTCCGCTACCTTCTTTAAGGGTTGGGCAGATCCATCACCTTATGGGATATTCCATCAAACTGCCAAAGGGTATGCTTGGCCTTATGAAGAGTGGCCCGACGAGGTCAAGCGTGAGTATGAGTATCGACCGGATGAAGCAGAAGCGTTGCTCGATGCGGCCGGATATCCTCGCGGCGACGACGGCTATAGATTCAAGATCACGGTGAGCAATCTCGTGAGATACGATCCGACCTATGTAGAAATCGTCATGGGTTACTTCGACGCCATTGGCGTTGATAGCGAGCTTAATATTCATAGCGAAGCTGAGGGTGGAGCTGCCTTTCGCGCGGACACGGTGGAGTGGGAGATATGGGGCGCTGGATATGGATCCTACCGCGGAAGACTACAAGAGGTAGGTCAGGCGATCCAGAACATTGATAACAGTAGCACCACAAAAGCGGACGATCCGCGTATCGAAGCCCTGTATTATGCCGCCGTTGAAACCACGGACACGGAGGAGCATATTGGCTATCAGCGACAGGCCGATGAAATCTCTGTAAGGGAGCACTATGGCCTGGTTAAACCACGCTCCGCCCTTTTTTCCGTGAGCCAGCCGTGGGTGGAGGGTTTTGTCGGTGAAATGGGTCTTGGCTTCACTGACCGTCATGCCCACTTTTCTCGCGTCTGGATCGATAGTGCGCTGAAGAGAGAAATGACGGGAAATTAG